The sequence GTAAAATCTAGTTGGTGGTGGCTTTGTTACTAAAGTCATGACCACTGCACACGTTTTTACGTATATCTACCAGATCAAAACTACAATCTTCTTgagtttctcctgaagatgagccgAGTATACAGTTCGAAATGTCGaaaccacaccggctctttagcacagccaacactcactcaatACAGATATTATACATGGCTGTGCTCGCACGTTTACTATAAAAGTAGTTACTTCCGAGTTCTGAAATTTTCAAAGGATACAGTAATTTCATTGTTCGTAACGTGACGTACGATTCAAAATGTGGTATCATGTGCTAGAGGTGATGCAGGTCTACGCCTACTGTACATAAGGCACACAACACGCaacatgcagacgaccgaacaaataataaactttccacctgtgttttgattggtctcaGGTAATAATTGTAAAGaactcagaccaatcaaaacacatggAAAGCtcacgtcactgcacgtttagtccaatgaaatcattgcatCCAACGAAACCACTGGACTGCAAAAGGCAAGTATAAGACATGTCGCTATCCTTGtcgataataaataatatataataaaaaagacAGGCGACCAGTCTACGCCACCACTAACCTGTTTGCCTTCCAGTTCTCTTCGCACGTCTCCACCTTTGACGTCATTATCCACGTGGTCATTAGGGTCTCTTCGCCGTTGCAGATATGACACTGTCCGGTCCAGCTGGTGACTGAGCGACCATTCTGCCACATGACGGTCATACCAAAGGTATCATGCTCAGCGCTTATAGAGGTGTGTCCAACGAGCTTAGAGGAAGACACGCCTTGTATGgtaaaatacaacaaataataatagttatcgTATTTATATTTGGGGATCTGGTTGGTGGTGTACAGTTTGTCTACATCAATGGGTTTAATCACAATGGTAAAAAATAGAATTCCTGCAAATTACTGACAGCCAACTGCATGCACTCATACGGGTAGATAACGTCATCAGTAGCCTTGTAATAATCATTTTATATTAACCAACTTATCGTGTTCATAAACGATAAtacgtgtacgtacacgatgtgtacgtacacgataattcTAGAAGTCCTATTCGTGTACTTTTTTACTTATCGTGTAAACGTATACACAACAactaattgtttacatacaaGGAAAGTTTGaacttacagacactggacatctttgataatattgtcaaagaccagaaccaaataacaatctgtgaaaattaaaactcaattggtcgtcgaagttgcgagataataacggaagaCAAAAATACCcttcaaaatctagttctgaggtctcgaaatcaaattcaaatattttagttgacAGTTTTACTAACTATTAACTAATTGAAACCAACGgatattttcagaaccacccccaactcattagagatagtcattaaaTGGTGTTACCACCAACCTTTACATTTCGTATTTTAGaccacgcaaagtttcaaatcctgcttggaaattacttctttctcgaaaactacgttatttcagaggaagccgtttctcacaatgttttatactatcaacagctcccccagtactcgttaccaagtgagatgCTCATAACTATTTTgcgtaactaccaatagtgcccactgcctttaaagacaatggacactattggtaattgtcaaaatccagtcttctcacatggtgtatctcaacatatgcattaaaaaacaaacctgtgaaaatttgagctcgattggccatcggagttgcgagataactatgaaagtaaaaacacccttgtaacacgaagttgtgtgctttcagatgcttgatttcgagacctcaaattctaaacttgaggtctcggaatcaaattcgtggaaaattacttctttctcgaaaactacgtcacttcagaaggagccgtttctcacaaagttttataccatcaacctctccccattaatcgttaccaagtgtggttttatgctaataattattttgcgtaactaccaatagtgcccactgcctttaaagtgtacTTACACGATAAGTTACTGTGCACAAACACgataagtttttgtttattttaaacgtTTTATTTACAGTGGGCTTCTAAGTTGTCTTATATTTTCTGCTGCTATAGAGACGATTGATTATAACAACCAATTATTGAATTGACTTGAAACCCTTACCGGCAGCGCCCTCTTTCGATTCGACACCTGTGCGAAATTCCCCAATCAGAACCCCGGTCTGAGTGGTTGCGTTGATGATGACTTCGGATCCAAGCTGATTATACCAGGTGCCGTGAATTGAGCAAGCTAGACCAAGAAATTCAAATAAATACACGGATAATCATtgaactgtttgtttgtttgtttagatggaGAAAAGAAattgattcagtaactagacgtcAATATCAAAGTCCGTTAAATTACTCACTTGATTTAGGTGTTCTATTTCTCAACAATTCTTTTTCCGTcacctgaaaacaaaatcatacacCCCAACAAAAGATTAGAATAATTGTTGTGATGCggtgtcttttcttttcttttatttcatGAATATTTGGAATTTAATCAACTCTCAAAAGGGAATTGACCAAATAATGGCGAATTGCAATTCATAACAATTTTCATTCAGCCAGCCGCGCCTGTGGGCGATCGATTGAGTGAGAGTAAATTTTCCATTCAAAATATAGTTCAAACATAATCCACAAGGGGAACTGACAAGGTAAATTTGTGATCCCGGGCGACACAACaattaacggttgtatggcttccgactggcaccccgcacaaaaatattgacaaaatagggagaccaccaacacaGGGCTACACGgctcagttggaagagcacgttaatccggaggtcgttggttcaaaacCCGCTCTAGTTAATTTGTCTTTGATTCAACCGCAAATCAAAATAGAATTAAATTAAGAAGCATTTATTCAAGAATTAATCTAATCCCTTTGAAATTAACTGAACGGAAAAACATTTCACTCTTAAAATCAGTCAAACAAAAGGCAAATCAAAATCAGACAGAATCCACAAAAGTGAAAAGTGAACCATCGATTCTGAAGGCCAGTTTCTGGTACAGTCTAGTCACCACACCCGAACTTGCTCTAGGCTGTACACCTACCTCATTTTCCTGTTCTGGGGCAGTGCCATCTTTCGCCCACAACCACTCCACAGACAGATCCCGTGGACTGCGTCTCTTGGCATCCACGGCTAACACGCAGACTACTAACCCGAGAAAGAGCAAAACCACTTTCATCTCTGTAAATCAAAGAcaattttaatagatgttaaatgttaaatttgcatcggggataaagactattaattttggtttttacccatacaccgatgtgtgttagcactgtacactcagtacgtTCCCGAGTActatgaaaaaatatcacaggcatattattcgggtgggattcgaacccacgacccttgcaattctagagcagtgtcttaccaacttgactaccgaggttgccgggcagctagaggcagttcgaatcctatgttttggcagcgggtaccgcaacgatataatagatgttaaatttgcatcggggataaaggatattaattttgtttttttaacccatacaccgatgtgtgttagcactgtatactcagtactttccccgagtcatGTGCCTGTATTCCCGATAtcacatgcctgtgatattttttcacaggactcgggaaagtactgagtatacagtgctaacacacatcggtgtatgagtaaaaaccaaaattaatacaaagacaatttgtttacaaaaacatgTAAAGTTTGCACCCTGCTGCTTCTTTTGTCAGAAGAAGATTTGATGCTTTCTCAGAAGTTCGATGTTACTAAAGGGCACCATTTAAGGCAAAagttctactggagcatttcaagggcaccaatgcaatgaccatgTTGTTTTCAGTATGATTCCGTTGTGGTTTATTATGTAGTTTTCTGGTTAATTAATATGATGTATttccagtagtttatttatgattgtgctttattaattttgtctgtattgcatgtattcaaaatgaatttcctccatggtaggaccaacaaaaattgaattgaattgaattgaattgaatggatgaaatcgccttcgttgcctccgttaAGAACCAGGTCAGGTATTTTCATCACAACAGCCTCTGTAGTGACCATGGGGTGTTGAGAAAAAGGGGTGGGGGTAGGGGAAGGGGAGGGGGTGGTCGATAGCCCCTATTTTTTCCCAGTCAGCATCTTTAGCCCCAGTTGGCAAATGAAGCAATAATTCAGATTGTTAGGGTGCATCCATTTTTCAACACTTCTGTAAAAgtgtttgtaatttgttttcaaacacaTGGCCCAAGTTACCAAGTGGTTAAGAATTTTTACATAATTATAGATAAATGACCATTATCGTTACATTATGTCCTTAATGCAAATAATAAGTCCAGTAATTTGCCAATGTTTGTATCGTTCAATAAAAAGGGAATGCTCTCTGGGCACGCTGTATAAAAAGTCTTCATTGAAACAGCGGAGAATGTTGGCGGGTAGCAACACCGAGCAAGGAACCCTTGGATGACTAAGTATAAGTCCTGTAGATTCCCTCACTACAACTTCATCAGCTTAGTACTATAATAACTTGTGAACTTACAAACTTCATCAGCTCGTAATATTGTTCAACTTACCCATGACTTCAATATTCTCACAGCGTAATCGTCAGACAAGCAGAACACTTCGTCGTAGCTATTTCACCAACAAGATTATGTTTgttgtgaaacttatacactcATGAACAAAGGCCCTTCGCAAATGTTTCCGTTCAGTTTGTGGGTGTCATCTATCCCTCAATAAACAAAAGAGTTAGCAAAGTTCAAAGTTTGATTGCAGATAACCCCCTCCATTGTATGTAAAACTTGTTTGGCCTTGTCGAAACCGCGTCAACAAATAGGTTCAGGCTTATTCAAACACAGTCGCAATGACATACGCCATGACATGATGGCCGACACTTAAACAGTCTTTACACTGTTTCGGGAACACTGTTACGATTTTAACCCCAGCCATAATTTCTGACTGAGATTCAATAATACCGCATGGGTATCATTGGCCTatggacctttatcacggtgcagccgttttgattttcttttcattaaaaTCAATGCAAccaaaaccgaggctggaatgagatttagtctggttcctgtttGTACATTGAATATTAGCATTTACTTTGTCTGACTGGATACGTAGAAACATGACTAAGATGGCAGTGCAGGGACACACCCAAGAGGTTATCGATGGCCTATACCTTAATCACGGTGCGGCCGTTCtgattttctttcattcaaatcaatgtaaccaaaccgaggccgTAATGAGATTAAGCCGGGTTCCTGTTTATACCATGGCAGTCATTGGTGTTACtagatacagggaacatgactaaGGTGGCAGCACGGGGAAATACTGCACGTGGTATCATTGGTCTACATACCATTATCATGGTGTGGGTCGTTCTGATTTTCTTTCATGTAACCAAAACCGAGGTTGGAATGAGATTTAGTCTGGTTCAAAACCGAGGTTGGAATGAGATTTGGTCTGGTTCCTGTTGGTACATTGAATATTATGATTAAATATTACAGGAATACTGAATACAGGAACATACCAACGAGGTATGACACTGGCATATAGACCTTTACATGGTGCGGGTCGTTCTGATGTTCtttcattcaaatcaatgttaccaaaacCCAAGCTGTAACGAGATTTATTCTTGCAACCAAACTTGGTTTGCAACCAAACTTGTCAATCGCTATTACTGTTCGGTTGTTTCTTTGCAAGATACGTCATGGGGTGCACAGAACAATTGTTCAATCAATGCAACATATTGGGGAAAAACATACCAAACTAACAAAACTCATACATTTAAAAACCCCTTCTCAAAACATTGCCCCTCTTGCAAAAATATGTCTGCCCCAATATAAAATGTTtcaataattaccaatactgtaaGTTAtcctaaaaggcagtggacactattggtaattactcaaaatatttatttgcatacatccttacttggtaatgagtaatgggaataggttgatagtataccatgtgaagtggcatagttttcgagaaagaagtatttccacgaatttgatttcgagacctcaagtttagaatttgtggattcgaaatcaagcatctgaaacacacaacttcgtaagaCAATGATATACAAGAGAtacaagtgaaaagactggtctttgacaactaccaatagtgtccagtgtctttaaaactattGCACAAATCTATAACCGGTACTATcgcccggagattctgtccccagaAATGGCGAGATGTGAACAAACTACTtccaatagcgccctctttcgaaTCATCCTCTTCAATTCAATGTAAATTTTCCATGTGGGACAGAAATCCAGCGGACAAATTTCCTGGGACAACTCAATGTACACATGAattaggtatacacattcaaaccgggacCTAACTAATAGGGTCCATGGTTCGGGTAaagtccacagttggaaaaaacatgtaaaaaacaaTGTGAGCTGTGGCAAAAAAAGTGAGAGTATAAACAAAAGTCAACGGTTGGAGGCGTTGAGGtaacatttattttacaaaatctaCACAGGGATTCTCATCACTCAAAAGTTGATCATTCCGGGCTACTCTATTTTTTTGTCTTCTGGGGTCACAATAAGGAATCTTTGCAGGAAACACGTCATTGAATCTGCAGATAGAGGtggaaacaaaagaaataaaaggGCAAGCATTAAGATGTCGTATTTTTGACCGCATGAGGC comes from Asterias amurensis chromosome 3, ASM3211899v1 and encodes:
- the LOC139934713 gene encoding avidin-related protein 4/5-like codes for the protein MEMKVVLLFLGLVVCVLAVDAKRRSPRDLSVEWLWAKDGTAPEQENEVTEKELLRNRTPKSTCSIHGTWYNQLGSEVIINATTQTGVLIGEFRTGVESKEGAAGVSSSKLVGHTSISAEHDTFGMTVMWQNGRSVTSWTGQCHICNGEETLMTTWIMTSKVETCEENWKANRIGQDIFKRYEVRDGPRRHEDTHTPRDVARQNEQDETEEQKDI